CAGGCCGTCACGGCCTTGCGCGCTATCTCAACGATGCGCGCGGACTTCACCCAGACCGACCGCAACGGCCAGCGCGTCACCGGCGTGATGACGCTGAAGCGCCCGGGCCGCATCCGCTTCCAGTACCAGCAAGGCGTGCCGCTGCTCATCGTCTCCGACGGCAAGGCGCTGACGATGATCGACTACGAAGTACGCCAGGTGCAGCGCTGGCCGATCAGCAACAGCCCGCTCGGCGCACTGCTGGATCCCAACCGCGACGTCGCACGCTATGGCACGCTGCAGCAGACCGCCGATCCCAATGTCATCAGCATCGAAGTGCGCGACCGCTCGCATCCCGAGTACGGGGTCATCACGCTGATCTTCGTGCGCAAGGCTTCGGCCCCCGGCGGCCTCGAGCTCGTGACCTGGGTGGCGCTCGACTCGCAGAACAAGCGGACCACGATCCGGCTCGCAAACCATCAATATGGATTGGCCGTTTCCGACAACGCGTTCAGGTGGAATGACCCGCGCCAACCGTCTCGTCGATGAGGGACAACGCGTCACCGCACGGCGTGCGGGGGATGCGACAAACCGCGACACTTAAGCGGTGGTTGTTCACTTGGCAGAAAGCACAAATGGCCTACATATACATCTGTCAACGCGGCCTGAGGCGGGTTCCCCCCCTGTTGCCCGCGCCTCCTGGTAGGCCGCATTGACAAGCGTGACGAACGCAAAAGGAACCCTCGTCCCTCTTGCCCCCGGGACGAGGGTTTTCTTTGCCCGCCGCCTAGAACGACGGCGGCGCATCTACTTTCAGTCCATGCACTGGAAAAACGGGATCGCGACACCTAAAGGCCACAGATGGTCAAGATCGCTACCTGGAACATCAACTCCGTCCGCCTGCGCGCGCCGCAGGTCGAGCGCTTCCTTGTCGAGCAGGCGCCCGACGTGCTGTGCCTGCAGGAAATCAAGACGATCGAATCGCTGTTCCCGCACGATGTCTTCGAGAAGCTGGGCTACACGCACCGCGCGGTGCACGGGCAGAAGGGCTACCACGGGGTCGCCACGGTCAGCAAAATCCCGCTGCGAGAGTTCAGCCGGCACGACTGGCAGGACAACGGCGAGGCCCGCCACGTCGGGGTCGAACTGCTAGGGCCGGGCCAGGGGATGATCCTGGAGAACGTCTATATCCCCGCGGGCGGCGACATCCCCGACCGCGCGCTCAATCCCAAGTTCGGCCAGAAGCTCGACTTCCTCGAGCGGATGACCCGCTGGGCTGACAAGCTCGACCGCCCGACCTTGCTGGTCGGCGACTTCAACATCGCCCCGCTCGACTGCGACGTCTACGACCACAAGGCGCTGCTAAAGGTCGTCAGCCACACGGCGATCGAGATCGAGACCCTGGGCAAGCTGGGCGACGCGCACGGCTGGGTCGACCTTGGCCGCAAGCATATCCCCGCGCCCGAACGCAACTGGACCTGGTGGTCCTACCGCACCTTCTGGCAGGAGAAGGACCGCGGCCGCCGGCTCGACCACATGTGGGCCTCGCCGGACCTCGCCGCGCAGTCGGTCTCGCACCGCTTCGTCGAGGAGACTCGGCGCTGGGACCAGCCTTCGGACCACGTCCCGCTGATCACGGAGTTTGCGCTTTGACCTCTCCGGCCCGCCGGGTTGCGCTCGCGATCGACGCGCTGCGCCATGGCTGGCCGATCGTCGTGGGAGACTCGTTCACGCTCCTGCCAGCCGAGACGGGTTTCTCGGACGGTACGCAAGCAAGCCGCATGCTGATATCGGCGGCGCGCGCGGTGACGCTCAAGCTCGCCAACCAGCTCGAAGCCGCGGTGC
The window above is part of the Novosphingobium sp. G106 genome. Proteins encoded here:
- a CDS encoding outer membrane lipoprotein carrier protein LolA → MNSVIRILSKTACAAALAALVVSVPPVTQPAAAQAQAGTLDQAVTALRAISTMRADFTQTDRNGQRVTGVMTLKRPGRIRFQYQQGVPLLIVSDGKALTMIDYEVRQVQRWPISNSPLGALLDPNRDVARYGTLQQTADPNVISIEVRDRSHPEYGVITLIFVRKASAPGGLELVTWVALDSQNKRTTIRLANHQYGLAVSDNAFRWNDPRQPSRR
- a CDS encoding exodeoxyribonuclease III, with protein sequence MVKIATWNINSVRLRAPQVERFLVEQAPDVLCLQEIKTIESLFPHDVFEKLGYTHRAVHGQKGYHGVATVSKIPLREFSRHDWQDNGEARHVGVELLGPGQGMILENVYIPAGGDIPDRALNPKFGQKLDFLERMTRWADKLDRPTLLVGDFNIAPLDCDVYDHKALLKVVSHTAIEIETLGKLGDAHGWVDLGRKHIPAPERNWTWWSYRTFWQEKDRGRRLDHMWASPDLAAQSVSHRFVEETRRWDQPSDHVPLITEFAL